A genomic stretch from Microbacterium proteolyticum includes:
- the hydA gene encoding dihydropyrimidinase, with translation MATTLLTGGTVVSATGRSAADVLLDGETIAAVLAPGSTLLGHDLAASVDTVIDATGKYVIPGGIDAHTHMQLPFGGTSASDTFETGTRAAAWGGTTTIVDFAVQRAGERVQDGLAHWHELAAGNCAIDYGFHQIVGGVDAGSLAALPGLIDEGISSFKMFMAYPGVFYADDAQILRAMQVAADTGLLTMMHAENGPVIDVLAEQLIEKGKTSPYFHGVARAWQMEEEATHRAIMLSHLTGAPLYVVHVSAKQAVEQLAWARDNGQNVFGETCPQYLYLSLEDQLGASSEEWGDFEGAKWVCSTPLRSKHEGHQHHMWQALRTNDIQMVSTDHCPFCMKDQKTLGQGDFRAIPNGIGSVEHRMDLMYQGVVTGQITLERWVELTSTTPARMFGMYGKKGVIAPGADADIVVYDPAGHTSIGVGKTHHMNMDHSAWEGYEIDGHVDTVISRGKVVVDDGSYIGTKGDGRFVKRGLSQYLI, from the coding sequence ATGGCGACCACCCTGCTCACCGGCGGGACGGTCGTCTCGGCGACCGGTCGCTCCGCCGCCGACGTGCTGCTCGACGGCGAGACGATCGCCGCCGTGCTCGCGCCGGGCTCGACGCTGCTGGGCCACGACCTCGCGGCATCCGTCGACACCGTCATCGACGCCACCGGCAAGTACGTCATCCCGGGCGGGATCGACGCGCACACGCACATGCAGCTGCCCTTCGGCGGCACGAGCGCCTCCGACACGTTCGAGACCGGCACCCGCGCCGCGGCGTGGGGCGGCACGACGACCATCGTCGACTTCGCGGTGCAGCGCGCCGGCGAGCGCGTGCAGGACGGCCTGGCCCACTGGCACGAACTCGCCGCCGGCAACTGCGCGATCGACTACGGCTTCCATCAGATCGTCGGAGGGGTGGATGCCGGCTCCCTCGCGGCCCTGCCCGGCTTGATCGACGAGGGCATCTCGAGCTTCAAGATGTTCATGGCGTACCCGGGCGTCTTCTACGCCGACGACGCGCAGATCCTCCGCGCGATGCAGGTCGCCGCCGACACGGGGCTGCTCACGATGATGCACGCCGAGAACGGCCCCGTCATCGACGTGCTCGCCGAGCAGCTCATCGAGAAGGGCAAGACCTCGCCGTACTTCCACGGCGTCGCGCGCGCCTGGCAGATGGAAGAAGAGGCCACGCACCGCGCGATCATGCTGTCGCACCTGACCGGCGCGCCGCTGTACGTCGTGCACGTGAGCGCGAAGCAGGCCGTCGAGCAGCTCGCCTGGGCGCGCGACAACGGCCAGAACGTCTTCGGCGAGACCTGCCCGCAGTACCTCTACCTCTCCCTCGAAGACCAGCTCGGCGCATCGAGCGAGGAGTGGGGCGACTTCGAGGGCGCGAAGTGGGTGTGCTCCACCCCGCTGCGCTCGAAGCACGAGGGCCACCAGCACCACATGTGGCAGGCGCTGCGCACGAACGACATCCAGATGGTGTCGACCGACCACTGCCCGTTCTGCATGAAGGACCAGAAGACGCTCGGCCAGGGCGACTTCCGCGCGATCCCCAACGGCATCGGCTCGGTCGAGCACCGGATGGACCTCATGTACCAGGGCGTCGTCACCGGGCAGATCACGCTCGAGCGCTGGGTGGAACTGACCAGCACGACGCCGGCGCGCATGTTCGGCATGTACGGCAAGAAGGGCGTCATCGCCCCCGGCGCCGACGCCGACATCGTCGTCTACGACCCGGCCGGGCATACCTCGATCGGCGTGGGCAAGACGCACCACATGAACATGGACCACTCCGCGTGGGAGGGCTACGAGATCGACGGGCACGTCGACACCGTCATCTCGCGCGGCAAGGTCGTCGTCGACGACGGCTCGTACATCGGCACCAAGGGCGACGGTCGCTTCGTCAAGCGCGGCCTCAGCCAGTACCTGATCTGA
- a CDS encoding aminotransferase class I/II-fold pyridoxal phosphate-dependent enzyme: protein MLSPDVLVERTSAGIAAEIARLVSEGTLPPAERLPTVRAVAAALGVSTGTVATAWRALADAGVIVSRGRAGTFVRAERREWLSPRVRGLASTDVSRAPAPPRGLGGRVAGSARLDLSLGTPDPSLLPSLERALSRARPRADTGRYHDLPVLPELSDVLREQWPVSGVEALTVVDGAFDGISRTVDQVVRFGDRVAVESPGFPYIFDLVDAAGGISLALESDADGILPASLARALAQRPSTVILQPRAQNPTGTSMSVERARRLANVLVTVPGGRRVTVIEDDHSALIATAPAVSLARWIPGQVVHVRGFSKSHGPDLRIAALGGPADIVERIVRRRMLGPGWTSRLLQTVLRELLTDPRSIAAVSTARLIYRDRLDRLAAALRRLGVDVGAPDGINLWLPVRDERAAIVHLAAEGIAVAAGEPFVIDAPPDAAMPGTRPSERVHTGGALTPAESERDGASSSQAWVRVTAGPVSENVRLVAEALARAASAPPLSEGRASTPKAVRIDSPRLGP from the coding sequence ATGCTCTCGCCCGACGTCCTCGTCGAGCGCACCTCCGCGGGTATCGCGGCCGAGATTGCGCGTCTTGTCAGCGAAGGTACGCTCCCACCCGCCGAACGGCTACCGACGGTGCGCGCGGTCGCGGCGGCCCTGGGCGTGTCGACCGGCACGGTGGCGACGGCCTGGCGAGCGCTCGCCGATGCCGGCGTGATCGTGTCGCGGGGACGTGCCGGCACCTTCGTGCGGGCGGAGCGGCGGGAGTGGCTCAGCCCGCGCGTTCGCGGCCTCGCCTCGACCGACGTGTCCCGCGCGCCGGCGCCGCCGCGTGGCCTCGGCGGCCGGGTCGCGGGCTCCGCGCGGCTCGACCTGTCGCTGGGGACTCCCGACCCGTCGTTGCTGCCGTCCCTCGAGCGCGCTCTGTCCCGTGCGCGGCCCCGCGCCGACACCGGCCGGTACCACGACCTGCCGGTGCTGCCCGAGCTCTCCGACGTGCTCCGCGAGCAGTGGCCGGTGAGCGGCGTCGAGGCGCTCACCGTGGTCGACGGAGCGTTCGACGGCATCTCCCGAACCGTCGACCAGGTGGTGCGCTTCGGTGATCGGGTGGCGGTGGAGTCGCCGGGCTTCCCCTACATCTTCGACCTCGTCGATGCTGCCGGCGGCATCTCGCTCGCCCTCGAGAGCGACGCCGACGGCATCCTCCCCGCATCGCTCGCGCGTGCCCTCGCCCAGCGCCCCTCGACCGTCATCCTGCAGCCCCGCGCGCAGAATCCGACCGGGACGTCGATGTCGGTGGAGCGTGCCCGGCGGCTGGCGAACGTGCTCGTCACGGTGCCCGGCGGCCGTCGCGTGACCGTGATCGAGGACGACCACTCCGCGCTCATCGCGACGGCGCCGGCGGTGTCCCTCGCGCGCTGGATCCCGGGTCAGGTGGTGCACGTCCGCGGCTTCTCGAAATCGCACGGACCGGACCTGCGCATCGCGGCACTCGGAGGACCGGCCGACATCGTGGAGCGCATCGTCCGCCGTCGCATGCTCGGGCCGGGGTGGACCTCCCGGCTGCTGCAGACCGTCCTTCGCGAGCTGCTCACCGATCCGCGCTCGATCGCCGCGGTGAGCACCGCGCGGTTGATCTACCGCGACCGGCTCGACCGGTTGGCTGCGGCCCTCCGGCGCCTCGGCGTGGACGTCGGCGCGCCCGACGGCATCAACCTGTGGCTGCCGGTGCGCGACGAACGGGCGGCGATCGTGCACCTGGCCGCCGAGGGCATCGCCGTCGCGGCCGGGGAGCCGTTCGTCATCGATGCGCCTCCGGATGCCGCGATGCCCGGGACACGGCCCAGCGAACGTGTGCACACCGGTGGCGCCCTAACGCCCGCCGAGAGCGAGCGAGACGGTGCCTCGTCATCGCAGGCCTGGGTCCGCGTGACCGCCGGCCCGGTCTCCGAGAACGTGCGTCTGGTGGCGGAGGCCCTCGCGCGGGCGGCGTCGGCCCCACCGCTGTCGGAGGGCCGCGCGTCAACCCCGAAAGCGGTCCGAATCGATTCGCCTAGGCTCGGACCATGA
- a CDS encoding zinc-binding metallopeptidase family protein — protein MAHVSTPRCPHCRHFLFLDKLICPECDGQLAYHPRLRQFVGIHKGKAVVDGETWYTCSNRGWRCNWLVRDDAPSGRCFSCRLTRATPDSDDTVALEKLAKTEEAKRRLVLQLGDLGLPIRPWYDGAGGLGFDLLSSISLGRSVTIGHKNGIITLDLAESLDDRREALRIKLGEPYRTMLGHLRHEVGHYYQRVLITDEQTWAECRVLFGDERANYRDAMARHYREGAPEGWAQAYISEYATMHPWEDFAETFAHYLHITATLQTANATGMRLDGEAFAHRDSDVNPLPSYADQPVHRLVGDWRWMSHAFNRVNRSMGMGDLYPFEIVATVVRKLAFIHDIVTRSPQPAVEQQVVGLAAATAAATTPDTGFA, from the coding sequence GTGGCCCACGTCTCCACCCCGCGCTGCCCGCACTGTCGACACTTCCTGTTCCTCGACAAGCTGATCTGCCCGGAGTGCGACGGGCAGCTCGCGTACCACCCGCGTCTGCGCCAGTTCGTCGGCATCCACAAGGGAAAAGCCGTCGTCGACGGCGAGACCTGGTACACCTGCTCGAACCGGGGGTGGCGATGCAACTGGCTCGTCCGCGACGACGCGCCCAGTGGTCGCTGCTTCTCGTGCCGGCTGACCCGCGCCACCCCCGACAGCGACGACACCGTCGCCCTTGAGAAGCTTGCGAAGACCGAGGAGGCGAAGCGTCGGCTCGTGCTGCAGCTCGGCGACCTCGGACTGCCCATCAGACCCTGGTACGACGGCGCGGGCGGCCTCGGGTTCGACCTCCTGTCGAGCATCTCGCTCGGGCGGTCGGTCACCATCGGGCACAAGAACGGCATCATCACGCTCGACCTCGCCGAGAGTCTCGACGACCGCCGCGAGGCCCTGCGCATCAAGCTCGGCGAGCCCTACCGCACCATGCTGGGTCACCTGCGCCATGAGGTCGGTCACTATTACCAGAGGGTGCTGATCACCGACGAGCAGACCTGGGCCGAGTGTCGGGTGCTCTTCGGCGACGAGCGGGCGAACTATCGTGACGCCATGGCCCGCCATTACCGCGAGGGAGCGCCCGAGGGGTGGGCGCAGGCGTACATCTCCGAGTACGCCACCATGCATCCGTGGGAGGACTTCGCCGAGACCTTCGCGCACTACCTGCACATCACGGCCACCCTGCAGACCGCGAATGCCACCGGCATGCGGCTCGACGGAGAGGCGTTCGCCCACCGAGACTCCGACGTGAACCCCTTGCCCAGCTACGCCGACCAGCCCGTGCACCGGCTCGTGGGCGATTGGCGGTGGATGTCGCACGCGTTCAACCGCGTCAATCGCTCGATGGGCATGGGCGACCTGTACCCGTTCGAGATCGTCGCGACCGTGGTGCGCAAGCTCGCGTTCATCCACGACATCGTCACGCGCTCGCCCCAGCCCGCGGTTGAGCAGCAGGTCGTGGGGCTCGCCGCCGCCACCGCCGCGGCGACCACGCCCGATACCGGCTTCGCCTGA
- a CDS encoding nitrilase-related carbon-nitrogen hydrolase translates to MTTVRAAITQTTWTGDKESMLDKHEQFARDAAAAGAQVVCFQELFYGPYFGITQDQKYYRYAEPVDGPIVQRFAALAKELGVVSVLPIYEEALTGVYYNTSVLVDADGTVLGSYRKNHIPHLDKFWEKFYFRPGNLGYPVFDTAVGKVGMYICYDRHFPEGWRELGLNGAHMVFNPNATKPGLSNRLWEVEGPCAAVANGYFVLQPNRVGREDNEYGEDAVTFYGTSQVIDPRGNHVGAVGSSEHEEVLIRDLDMDLVQQMRDDWQFYRDRRPDTYGEIVEA, encoded by the coding sequence ATGACGACCGTGCGCGCAGCCATCACGCAGACCACGTGGACCGGCGACAAGGAGTCGATGCTCGACAAGCACGAGCAGTTCGCCCGCGACGCCGCCGCGGCGGGCGCTCAGGTGGTGTGCTTTCAGGAGCTGTTCTACGGCCCCTACTTCGGCATCACCCAGGACCAGAAGTACTACCGCTACGCCGAGCCCGTCGACGGCCCCATCGTGCAGCGCTTCGCCGCCCTCGCCAAGGAGCTGGGGGTGGTGAGCGTCCTGCCCATCTACGAGGAGGCGCTGACCGGCGTCTACTACAACACCTCCGTGCTCGTCGATGCCGACGGGACCGTGCTCGGCAGCTACCGCAAGAACCATATCCCGCACCTCGACAAGTTCTGGGAGAAGTTCTACTTCCGCCCGGGCAACCTCGGCTACCCCGTCTTCGACACCGCCGTCGGCAAGGTCGGCATGTACATCTGCTACGACCGGCACTTCCCCGAGGGGTGGCGCGAGCTGGGGCTGAACGGCGCGCACATGGTCTTCAACCCCAACGCCACCAAGCCCGGCCTCTCGAACCGCCTGTGGGAGGTCGAGGGCCCGTGCGCCGCAGTCGCCAACGGCTACTTCGTGCTGCAGCCCAACCGCGTCGGCCGCGAAGACAACGAGTATGGCGAGGATGCCGTGACCTTCTACGGCACGAGCCAGGTCATCGACCCGCGCGGCAACCACGTCGGCGCCGTCGGCTCCTCGGAGCACGAAGAGGTGCTCATCCGCGACCTCGACATGGACCTCGTGCAGCAGATGCGCGACGACTGGCAGTTCTACCGCGACCGCCGACCCGACACCTACGGCGAGATCGTGGAGGCCTGA
- a CDS encoding ABC transporter ATP-binding protein encodes MTTLTDLAVRASGIGKVFPSAGGEVTALTGVELEVAAGEFVSLIGPSGCGKSTLLRLIADLDAPSAGELTLYGKTARQARLDQDYGIAFQQAALLPWLTVAANIALPLDLHKWPKARRDARVAELAELVGLTDFTGRYPDQLSGGMQQRVAIARSLAAQPKLLLMDEPFGALDEMTRERLQSELARIAAETGAAVVFVTHSIPEAVFLSDRVVVMSPRPGRITDVIDTRPGRARDEALRESPEFFARVTAVREALHGAPVHRANER; translated from the coding sequence ATGACCACTCTGACCGACCTCGCCGTCCGGGCCTCCGGCATCGGCAAGGTGTTCCCGAGCGCGGGCGGCGAGGTGACCGCCCTCACCGGCGTCGAGCTCGAGGTGGCCGCGGGTGAGTTCGTCTCGCTCATCGGCCCGTCGGGCTGCGGCAAGTCGACACTGCTGCGACTCATCGCCGACCTCGACGCGCCCTCCGCCGGGGAGCTCACTCTGTACGGCAAGACCGCACGCCAGGCGCGGCTCGACCAGGACTACGGCATCGCCTTCCAGCAGGCGGCGCTGCTGCCGTGGCTGACCGTTGCGGCCAACATCGCCCTGCCGCTCGACCTGCACAAGTGGCCCAAGGCCCGCCGCGACGCGCGGGTGGCCGAGCTCGCCGAGCTCGTGGGGCTCACCGACTTCACCGGCCGCTACCCCGACCAGCTCTCCGGTGGCATGCAACAGCGCGTCGCGATCGCCCGCTCCCTCGCCGCGCAGCCCAAGCTGCTGCTGATGGACGAGCCGTTCGGCGCGCTGGATGAGATGACCCGCGAGCGCCTGCAGTCGGAGCTCGCCCGCATCGCCGCCGAGACCGGCGCCGCCGTGGTGTTCGTCACGCACTCGATCCCCGAGGCGGTGTTCCTCTCCGACCGGGTCGTGGTGATGAGCCCGCGGCCCGGACGCATCACCGACGTCATCGACACCCGTCCCGGACGCGCGCGCGACGAGGCGCTGCGCGAGTCGCCGGAGTTCTTCGCGCGGGTCACCGCCGTGCGCGAGGCGCTGCACGGCGCCCCCGTCCACCGGGCGAACGAGCGATGA
- a CDS encoding TIGR03842 family LLM class F420-dependent oxidoreductase — protein sequence MDFGVVLQTNPPAARTVQLSQLAEAHGFSHVWTFDSHLLWQEPYVIHSAILAATRRVTVGPFVTNPATRDWTVTASTFATLNEMYGNRTICGIGRGDSAVRVTNGRPTTLKALRESIHVIRELGNSRPVEYNGATLQFPWSRGSELDVWVAAYGPLALKLTGEVGDGFILQLADLDIAEWMIATVRKAAEDVGRDPDEIAFCVAAPMYIGDDTPESRAHMIEQCRWFGGMVGNHVADIVSKYGTGSDVPPALTDYIAGRTGYDYNSHGKSSNDHVDFVPDEIVERFCVLGTAEEHIAKLEKLRALGVTQFAGYLQHDNKEETMRVYGETVIPALTPPVTAKR from the coding sequence ATGGACTTCGGCGTCGTCCTGCAGACCAACCCGCCCGCCGCGCGCACCGTCCAGCTGTCGCAGCTGGCCGAGGCGCACGGATTCAGTCACGTGTGGACCTTCGACTCGCACCTGCTGTGGCAGGAGCCCTACGTCATCCACTCGGCGATCCTCGCCGCCACCCGCCGGGTGACGGTCGGACCGTTCGTGACGAACCCCGCGACCCGCGACTGGACGGTCACGGCATCCACCTTCGCCACCCTCAACGAGATGTACGGCAACCGCACCATCTGCGGCATCGGCCGGGGCGACTCGGCCGTGCGCGTGACGAACGGCCGGCCCACGACGCTCAAGGCCCTGCGGGAGTCGATCCACGTCATCCGCGAGCTCGGCAACTCCCGCCCGGTGGAGTACAACGGGGCGACCCTGCAATTCCCGTGGAGCCGCGGGTCGGAGCTCGACGTGTGGGTCGCCGCCTACGGCCCCCTCGCGCTCAAGCTCACCGGTGAGGTGGGCGACGGCTTCATCCTGCAGCTGGCCGACCTGGACATCGCCGAGTGGATGATCGCCACGGTCCGCAAGGCCGCGGAAGACGTGGGACGCGACCCCGACGAGATCGCCTTCTGCGTCGCGGCTCCCATGTACATCGGCGACGATACCCCCGAGTCCCGCGCGCACATGATCGAGCAGTGCCGGTGGTTCGGCGGGATGGTGGGCAATCACGTGGCCGACATCGTGTCGAAGTACGGCACGGGCTCCGACGTCCCGCCCGCTCTCACCGACTACATCGCGGGACGAACCGGATACGACTACAACTCGCACGGCAAGAGCAGCAACGACCACGTCGACTTCGTGCCCGACGAGATCGTCGAGCGCTTCTGCGTGCTCGGCACGGCCGAGGAGCACATCGCCAAGCTCGAGAAGCTGCGGGCGCTCGGCGTCACGCAGTTCGCCGGGTATCTGCAGCACGACAACAAGGAGGAGACGATGCGGGTCTACGGCGAGACCGTGATCCCCGCTCTCACTCCCCCGGTGACGGCCAAGCGGTGA
- a CDS encoding thioredoxin domain-containing protein — protein MNRLANASSPYLRAHADNPVAWFPWGAEAFALAAERDVPVMVSIGYSTCHWCHVMARESFQDAETAAVLNEGFVSIKVDREEHPDVDAAYLDAASAFTPHLGWPLTVFASPEGRVFYAGTYFPPTPRPPQPSFRQVLAAVREAWTERRGEVDATGSSLRDALAAAATAPTDAPPSLDQLAAAARTVAAREDREYFGFAAGPAFETPKFPNTPALRFLQHPALAAGAPDAADVASRALAAMVGSDLHDEVEGGFFRYATRRDWSVPHYERMLTDNAGLVEVALAAGDEATATDAARFLVDVLQLPSGGIAAAQDSESIIDGQRSEGGYYRATDRSGLQPPALDAKVVTGWNGHAIAALAAAGTRTDPRFVEAAQWAADAVLESNVADDGTLRRASLDEIRSAAPATLEDYGGLARGLLALARATGEVAYAERARALVDLCLGDDGIHPPGGGDPVLVAQGMQPHGVPSDGASPSGPSVFAAAALDLWRLGAGERYRSAAEALVRAAADAALATPLAHGAILEVALGLASAPRQVVVVGEADAEIADAARRVAADVVAVVSPAQALAFAGAGFELFEGKAALGGEATAYDCRAFTCALPTSDPAALV, from the coding sequence ATGAACCGCCTCGCGAACGCCTCGAGCCCCTACCTGCGGGCCCACGCCGACAATCCCGTCGCGTGGTTCCCCTGGGGGGCCGAGGCGTTCGCGCTCGCGGCCGAGAGAGACGTTCCCGTGATGGTCTCGATCGGCTACAGCACCTGCCACTGGTGCCACGTCATGGCGCGCGAGTCGTTCCAAGACGCCGAGACCGCCGCCGTGCTGAACGAGGGTTTCGTCTCGATCAAGGTCGACCGCGAAGAGCACCCCGACGTGGATGCCGCCTACCTCGACGCCGCCTCCGCCTTCACCCCCCACCTCGGCTGGCCGCTCACCGTCTTCGCGAGCCCCGAGGGCCGCGTCTTCTACGCGGGCACGTACTTCCCGCCCACCCCGCGCCCGCCGCAGCCGTCGTTCCGCCAGGTGCTCGCCGCCGTGCGCGAGGCGTGGACCGAGCGGCGCGGAGAAGTGGATGCCACGGGCTCCTCGCTCCGCGACGCCCTCGCCGCCGCGGCGACGGCTCCGACCGACGCGCCGCCGTCGCTGGATCAGCTCGCCGCTGCTGCGCGCACCGTCGCCGCACGTGAGGACCGCGAGTACTTCGGGTTCGCGGCAGGCCCCGCGTTCGAGACGCCGAAGTTCCCGAACACTCCGGCGCTGCGCTTCCTGCAGCACCCTGCGCTGGCGGCGGGCGCTCCGGATGCCGCCGACGTGGCATCCCGTGCTCTGGCGGCCATGGTCGGATCCGACCTGCACGACGAGGTCGAGGGCGGCTTCTTCCGCTACGCCACCCGCCGCGACTGGAGCGTGCCGCACTACGAGCGCATGCTCACCGACAACGCCGGCCTGGTCGAGGTCGCGCTCGCCGCAGGCGACGAGGCCACCGCGACCGACGCCGCGCGCTTCCTCGTCGACGTGCTGCAGCTGCCCAGCGGCGGCATCGCCGCCGCGCAGGATTCCGAGTCGATCATCGACGGGCAGCGCTCCGAGGGCGGCTACTACCGGGCGACCGACCGGTCGGGTCTCCAGCCCCCGGCTCTGGATGCCAAGGTCGTCACCGGCTGGAACGGCCACGCGATCGCCGCGCTCGCGGCCGCCGGCACCCGCACCGACCCGCGCTTCGTCGAAGCGGCGCAATGGGCGGCGGATGCCGTGCTCGAGAGCAACGTCGCCGACGACGGCACCCTTCGCCGCGCCTCTCTCGACGAGATCCGCTCCGCCGCTCCCGCGACGCTCGAGGACTACGGCGGACTCGCCCGGGGCCTGCTCGCCCTCGCGCGCGCGACCGGCGAAGTCGCCTACGCCGAGCGGGCGCGGGCACTGGTGGATCTCTGCCTCGGGGACGACGGCATCCATCCTCCCGGCGGCGGCGACCCGGTGCTCGTCGCGCAGGGCATGCAGCCGCACGGTGTGCCCAGCGACGGCGCGTCGCCCTCCGGGCCGTCGGTCTTCGCCGCGGCGGCACTCGACCTGTGGCGCCTCGGGGCGGGGGAGAGGTACCGCTCCGCCGCGGAGGCGCTGGTGCGAGCGGCGGCCGACGCGGCGCTCGCGACGCCGCTGGCGCACGGGGCGATCCTCGAGGTCGCGCTCGGCCTGGCATCCGCCCCCCGCCAGGTGGTGGTCGTCGGAGAAGCGGATGCCGAGATCGCCGACGCCGCACGTCGGGTCGCCGCCGACGTGGTCGCGGTCGTGTCACCCGCCCAGGCGCTCGCCTTCGCCGGCGCGGGGTTCGAGCTGTTCGAGGGCAAGGCCGCCCTCGGCGGCGAGGCCACGGCCTACGACTGCCGGGCGTTCACGTGCGCGCTGCCGACATCGGACCCTGCCGCGCTGGTCTGA
- a CDS encoding ABC transporter permease, whose product MASVPPGGAPRRPASAGVWPASRWSSRSGELYKLLGPADGLTVGSDGSAGSGVILLPRTNDRAMPHVWEMVTRMFAPTSGGDTPPLIVSVAGAAGMTLGLAALGWLIGVVVGSLLGIAMQRWRLVEAGLLPWIVVSQIVPLIAFAPVVNAIGTQVDRSGFPWPPWFSVALIASYLAFFPVAIGMLRGLSAPDAMHLDLMRATSAGWWQTLVRLRLPAAVPHLLPALRLAAASAVVGAVVAEVSIGLRGGIGRMLIQLAGQASSDPAAPWAPTFGTVVMGLLAAGGVALIGVALHRFRRGEDTA is encoded by the coding sequence GTGGCATCCGTTCCTCCCGGGGGCGCGCCGCGGCGACCCGCGTCGGCTGGGGTGTGGCCGGCGTCGCGGTGGTCGTCGCGCTCTGGGGAGCTCTACAAGCTGCTGGGTCCCGCCGACGGCCTGACCGTCGGCTCCGACGGGTCGGCGGGCTCGGGCGTCATCCTGCTCCCCCGCACCAACGACCGCGCCATGCCGCACGTGTGGGAGATGGTGACCCGCATGTTCGCCCCCACCAGCGGCGGAGACACGCCCCCGCTGATCGTGTCGGTCGCGGGAGCGGCCGGGATGACGCTGGGGCTTGCCGCGCTCGGCTGGCTCATCGGCGTGGTGGTCGGGTCGCTGCTGGGCATCGCGATGCAGCGCTGGCGTCTGGTCGAGGCGGGACTGCTGCCCTGGATCGTCGTCAGCCAGATCGTGCCGCTCATCGCCTTCGCGCCGGTGGTCAACGCCATCGGCACGCAGGTGGACCGCTCGGGCTTCCCGTGGCCGCCGTGGTTCTCGGTCGCGCTGATCGCGTCGTACCTGGCGTTCTTCCCCGTCGCCATCGGCATGCTGCGGGGGCTCTCGGCGCCGGATGCGATGCACCTCGACCTCATGCGCGCCACCTCGGCCGGGTGGTGGCAGACGCTCGTGCGCCTGCGCCTTCCGGCCGCCGTGCCGCACCTGCTGCCCGCCCTGCGCCTGGCCGCGGCCTCCGCCGTGGTCGGCGCCGTCGTCGCCGAGGTCTCGATCGGCCTGCGCGGCGGCATCGGCCGCATGCTCATCCAGCTCGCCGGTCAAGCCTCGTCCGATCCGGCAGCCCCCTGGGCACCCACCTTCGGCACCGTCGTGATGGGACTCCTCGCCGCGGGCGGCGTGGCCCTCATCGGCGTCGCACTGCACCGTTTCCGTCGCGGGGAGGACACCGCATGA